Proteins from a genomic interval of Halopseudomonas litoralis:
- a CDS encoding cytochrome ubiquinol oxidase subunit I has product MELDPLLLSRLQFAFVVCFHAIFPVFTIGLATFIAFLEALAFKTGNPVWTRLSRFWVQVFAVAFAMGVVSGIVMSFQFGTNWSNFSYAAANFIGPMLSYEVVTAFFLEAAFLGVLLFGRNKVPPGVHLFAACMVALGTLISTFWILAANSWMHTPVGTELTEGVFIVGSWREAIFNPSFPYRFTHMVLASFLTGSFVVAGVSSWYLLTGRDVEANRRALSMCLWLILFLAPTQAVVGDYHGLNTLEHQPTKIAAMEGNWETMKGMPLLLFAIPDQENETNHFEIGIPRLGSLILTHDMNGEVAGLKEVAPEERPPVWIVFWAFRVMVGIGLLMIGCALAGLFLRAGGRYWRQPLFLNTMRLMTFAPFAAVLCGWIVTEVGRFPWVVYGQMSHMEGLTPSLTGGMVLFTLLGYIMVYAVIFSAGLYYLMRVLRAGLESIDQHDEVHDIERPKRPLSAAHVSIEEGGH; this is encoded by the coding sequence ATGGAACTGGATCCGCTGTTGCTGTCGCGCCTGCAATTTGCTTTTGTGGTCTGCTTTCACGCCATATTCCCGGTATTCACTATCGGGTTGGCGACCTTCATTGCCTTTCTTGAGGCGCTGGCATTCAAGACCGGCAATCCGGTATGGACGCGGCTGTCGCGCTTCTGGGTTCAGGTATTCGCTGTGGCCTTCGCCATGGGGGTGGTCTCGGGCATTGTGATGTCCTTCCAGTTCGGCACCAACTGGAGCAATTTCTCCTACGCTGCGGCCAATTTCATCGGGCCGATGCTCAGCTATGAAGTGGTCACGGCGTTCTTCCTGGAAGCGGCCTTTCTCGGCGTGTTGCTGTTTGGCCGGAACAAGGTGCCCCCGGGTGTGCATCTGTTCGCCGCTTGCATGGTGGCGCTGGGTACGCTCATTTCCACCTTCTGGATTCTCGCGGCCAACAGCTGGATGCACACGCCTGTCGGCACCGAGCTGACAGAGGGTGTGTTCATCGTCGGCAGCTGGCGCGAGGCGATCTTCAACCCGTCGTTCCCGTATCGTTTCACTCACATGGTACTGGCCTCGTTTCTAACCGGCTCCTTCGTGGTGGCGGGGGTCAGTTCCTGGTACCTGTTGACGGGGCGGGATGTGGAAGCCAACCGCCGGGCGCTGTCCATGTGCTTGTGGCTGATCCTGTTCCTCGCGCCAACCCAGGCCGTGGTTGGTGATTATCACGGACTCAACACATTGGAACATCAGCCGACCAAGATCGCCGCCATGGAAGGAAACTGGGAGACCATGAAGGGCATGCCGTTACTGTTGTTTGCCATTCCCGATCAGGAAAACGAGACCAACCATTTCGAGATAGGTATCCCGAGACTCGGTAGCCTGATTCTGACCCATGATATGAATGGTGAGGTGGCGGGGCTCAAGGAAGTGGCGCCCGAGGAACGGCCGCCGGTATGGATAGTGTTCTGGGCATTCCGCGTCATGGTCGGTATTGGATTGCTGATGATCGGTTGCGCACTGGCCGGTCTGTTCCTGCGTGCCGGCGGGCGTTACTGGCGCCAGCCGCTGTTTCTCAACACCATGCGGTTGATGACTTTTGCGCCCTTTGCGGCGGTGCTATGCGGCTGGATAGTGACCGAAGTGGGCCGGTTCCCGTGGGTGGTCTATGGGCAGATGAGCCATATGGAAGGGCTGACGCCGTCGCTGACCGGGGGCATGGTGTTATTCACCCTGCTGGGTTACATAATGGTGTACGCAGTGATCTTCAGCGCCGGCCTGTATTACCTGATGCGGGTGTTGAGGGCAGGGCTGGAAAGTATTGACCAGCATGATGAGGTTCATGACATCGAGCGTCCGAAGCGGCCTCTGTCGGCGGCCCATGTGAGCATCGAAGAAGGAGGGCACTGA
- a CDS encoding LrgB family protein: MNSSLVTAWDAVVAHPLFLVGLTLGIYQLGLALYERTQMALLHPLIVSIVLLIGALWLLGLEYPVYRDAVFPLTMLLGPATVALAVPLYHNLRRIRQFFWPVMTTLVVGGVFVTVVTLLLAWLLGADFAMLMTLAPKSLTTPIAMMVAEQLGGVAAMAAAFVMYTAVLGALMGPWLLSVTGVTHPAARGMALGLAAHAVGTSRALEEGEEAGAFAALAMSLMGIGTALLLPVCVTLWLLL; this comes from the coding sequence ATGAACAGCTCGCTGGTGACGGCCTGGGATGCGGTGGTGGCGCATCCGTTATTTCTGGTGGGGCTGACGCTGGGTATTTATCAGCTCGGCCTGGCGCTGTATGAGCGCACGCAAATGGCCCTGCTGCATCCGCTGATTGTGTCCATCGTGCTATTGATTGGCGCCTTGTGGTTGCTGGGGCTGGAATATCCCGTCTACCGAGATGCGGTGTTTCCGCTGACCATGTTGCTGGGCCCGGCGACGGTGGCGCTGGCCGTGCCGCTGTATCACAACCTGCGGCGCATTCGGCAGTTTTTCTGGCCGGTAATGACTACCCTGGTGGTGGGTGGCGTGTTTGTCACCGTCGTCACGCTGCTGCTGGCCTGGCTGCTGGGAGCGGATTTCGCCATGCTGATGACCCTGGCACCCAAGTCTCTGACCACACCTATCGCCATGATGGTTGCTGAGCAGTTGGGTGGCGTGGCGGCGATGGCGGCCGCTTTCGTCATGTACACCGCCGTACTGGGCGCGCTCATGGGGCCATGGCTATTGAGTGTGACCGGTGTAACCCATCCGGCGGCCCGTGGCATGGCGCTCGGCTTGGCGGCTCATGCGGTCGGTACTTCGCGGGCACTCGAAGAAGGCGAAGAAGCCGGTGCCTTCGCCGCGCTGGCAATGAGCCTGATGGGCATAGGAACCGCGTTGCTGCTGCCGGTCTGCGTCACGCTCTGGTTGTTACTCTGA
- a CDS encoding CidA/LrgA family protein, with protein MLLRGLTWLIVFQLIGTALNIMFLPFLPSPIIGMALLVVFMRVRGKVGESLEMASSGLLRFLPLLLIPPAAGVMMYGSEVTADAVAILVSLTLSFILVVPLAGHLMQHLIRRQVRREEV; from the coding sequence ATGCTGTTACGTGGATTAACCTGGCTTATCGTTTTTCAGCTGATTGGCACGGCTCTGAATATTATGTTCCTGCCCTTTCTGCCCAGTCCGATCATCGGCATGGCGTTGCTGGTGGTATTCATGCGCGTGCGCGGCAAGGTGGGTGAGTCGCTGGAAATGGCCTCCTCGGGATTGCTGCGCTTTCTGCCTCTGCTGCTGATTCCGCCAGCGGCCGGCGTCATGATGTACGGCAGCGAAGTAACAGCAGATGCTGTGGCGATACTGGTCAGCCTGACGCTGTCATTCATTCTGGTGGTCCCCTTGGCCGGTCATCTGATGCAGCACCTGATACGCCGCCAAGTCCGCCGGGAGGAAGTATGA
- a CDS encoding outer membrane protein OmpK, with product MRKLIKGAAVGGLAVASGLAAASPLQWQNNSLTYLYGNDFEVDPKTQQAVTFEHVSGWSFGDLFLFVDSIHYNGAKDANGNNSTWYGEVAPRLSFGKLSGQQISFGPITDVLLAGTYERGRGDIKNYLLGPGFDLALPGFDYFQLNTYYRHSDTPEGVRGSWQITPVWAVTLPVGKSDVLIDGFIDWIVDNDGDGKHANLHFNPQVKYDLGKALGWKAKQLYTGIEYSYWKDKYGIENTAAFDTNQNVTNLLVKVHF from the coding sequence ATGCGCAAACTGATCAAGGGAGCCGCTGTCGGCGGTCTTGCCGTCGCCAGCGGCCTTGCCGCCGCCTCGCCTCTGCAATGGCAGAACAACAGCCTGACCTATCTCTATGGCAATGACTTCGAAGTGGATCCCAAGACCCAGCAGGCGGTCACCTTCGAGCACGTCAGCGGCTGGAGCTTCGGCGATCTGTTCCTGTTTGTCGACAGCATTCACTACAACGGCGCCAAGGATGCCAACGGCAACAACAGCACCTGGTATGGCGAGGTTGCACCGCGCCTGTCATTCGGCAAGCTGAGCGGACAACAGATCAGCTTCGGCCCGATCACCGACGTGCTGCTCGCCGGTACCTATGAGCGCGGCCGCGGCGACATCAAGAACTACCTGCTGGGGCCGGGCTTTGATCTGGCTCTGCCCGGCTTCGACTATTTCCAGCTGAATACCTATTATCGGCACTCCGATACACCCGAGGGCGTACGCGGTTCCTGGCAGATCACTCCGGTCTGGGCTGTGACCTTGCCGGTGGGCAAGTCAGATGTTCTGATCGATGGGTTCATTGACTGGATCGTTGATAACGACGGTGACGGCAAACATGCCAACCTGCACTTCAACCCGCAGGTCAAATACGACCTGGGCAAGGCGTTGGGCTGGAAGGCCAAGCAACTGTATACCGGTATCGAATACAGCTACTGGAAGGACAAGTACGGTATCGAGAATACCGCTGCCTTCGATACCAATCAGAACGTCACCAACCTGCTGGTCAAGGTGCACTTCTGA
- a CDS encoding YdgA family protein, giving the protein MNKTGIAAVTLGILAVAGTGGGWYTGSQLESVLQDSIRKGNEQLAAQFPNTDVALELVAFERGILSSTARYRLIMQAASGDEPALDLFIGDRIEHGPIPVSRLLSLQWMPVMATSHAVLEPSETMSELFVASAGQSPLTITSNIGYGNGITGDLHVVPMTLSESGSHMTFSGLDADFETDTTGSKVVLSGRFDSLQIDGEDASVSLVGGGFQLDRQRDDSFGLYLGDGHLTLDSLAVEVADKPALVLRDIVQSDTTTLGADGVKGALDYQVGSVNYDGNSLGSVRMDWSLGRLDPQATAALMGMYNTLSMGLEPDDPEALKQQFAAALQQLLKGKPRLALDNFSIRTANGESRFTLGVDLHSPDSFDQPPALLAQQLVGGLDANLVLSKPMLSDMVRYKALFQPEADAAAVEQEAVMAAEMVAGMAEMMQLGILEGDNILSNLRYADGMINLNGQNIELEDFVGLLTMMSPGPALGALE; this is encoded by the coding sequence ATGAACAAGACAGGGATAGCTGCAGTGACGCTGGGGATATTGGCAGTCGCAGGCACAGGCGGAGGCTGGTACACCGGCTCCCAGCTGGAATCGGTATTGCAGGATTCCATTCGCAAGGGCAATGAACAGCTGGCGGCACAGTTCCCGAATACGGATGTGGCGCTGGAGCTGGTGGCGTTCGAGCGAGGAATACTCTCGAGCACGGCCCGTTATCGCCTGATAATGCAGGCGGCCAGCGGTGATGAGCCTGCGCTTGATCTGTTTATCGGTGACCGTATAGAGCATGGCCCGATACCGGTGTCGCGATTGCTTTCCTTGCAGTGGATGCCGGTCATGGCGACCAGTCATGCCGTGCTGGAGCCCAGCGAGACCATGTCCGAGTTGTTCGTCGCCAGCGCAGGGCAATCCCCCCTGACGATCACCAGCAATATCGGTTACGGCAACGGCATCACCGGTGATCTGCATGTCGTGCCGATGACGCTGAGCGAGTCCGGTAGCCATATGACCTTCTCTGGCCTGGACGCAGATTTCGAGACCGACACCACGGGCAGTAAGGTTGTACTCAGCGGCCGGTTCGACTCGTTGCAGATCGACGGAGAAGACGCCAGTGTCAGCCTGGTGGGCGGAGGGTTCCAGTTGGATCGCCAGCGCGATGACAGCTTCGGACTGTATCTCGGTGATGGTCATCTGACGCTCGATAGCCTGGCCGTGGAGGTCGCCGACAAGCCGGCGCTGGTCCTGCGGGATATTGTGCAGTCCGATACCACAACACTCGGCGCCGATGGCGTGAAGGGCGCGCTCGATTACCAGGTGGGCTCAGTCAACTATGACGGCAACTCGCTGGGTTCAGTGCGTATGGACTGGAGTCTTGGCCGGCTTGACCCGCAGGCGACTGCGGCGCTGATGGGCATGTACAACACGCTGAGCATGGGCCTTGAGCCGGATGATCCAGAGGCCTTGAAGCAGCAATTTGCCGCCGCTCTACAGCAATTGCTGAAGGGCAAGCCGCGGCTGGCGCTGGACAACTTCTCGATCCGGACCGCGAATGGTGAAAGCCGCTTCACCTTGGGTGTGGATCTGCACAGCCCGGATTCCTTCGATCAGCCACCGGCGCTGTTGGCGCAGCAACTGGTGGGCGGTCTGGATGCGAATCTGGTGTTGTCCAAACCGATGCTCAGCGACATGGTGCGTTACAAGGCATTGTTCCAGCCAGAAGCCGATGCGGCGGCAGTGGAGCAGGAGGCGGTGATGGCAGCGGAGATGGTCGCGGGCATGGCGGAAATGATGCAGCTCGGTATCTTGGAAGGCGACAATATTCTCTCCAACCTGCGTTACGCCGACGGCATGATCAATCTCAACGGGCAGAATATCGAGTTGGAGGATTTTGTCGGTCTGCTGACCATGATGTCACCCGGACCCGCACTGGGCGCGTTGGAATAA
- a CDS encoding carboxylate/amino acid/amine transporter yields MFYLIAVTLLWAVSFSLIGEYLAGQVDSYFSVLTRIVLAALLFLPLLRPRQLPKGMAPGLLAVGALQFGLTYICLYLSFELLTVPEVLLFTIFTPLYVALADNALRRRFSSGPVVATLIAVVGAGIIRYDGISNDYVKGFLLLQLANIAFAAGQVGYAHLVRHFRADTRQQWHGFGFFFIGALLVALPAWIMLGDHQKLPQTLVHWSVLGWLGLIASGLGFFFWNRGATLVDAGTLGIMNNALIPAGLVVNLLIWNQQADLPRLLLGGAVIGLSLWLNLRWDSWISRVRKSASADR; encoded by the coding sequence ATGTTCTATCTCATCGCCGTCACGCTGTTATGGGCCGTCTCGTTCAGTCTGATAGGCGAGTATCTGGCCGGGCAGGTTGATAGTTATTTTTCCGTATTGACCCGTATCGTTCTGGCAGCGCTGTTGTTTCTGCCGTTACTGCGACCGCGGCAGTTGCCCAAGGGTATGGCGCCCGGCTTGCTTGCCGTCGGCGCGCTGCAGTTCGGGTTGACTTATATCTGCCTGTACCTGTCCTTCGAGCTGCTCACCGTGCCCGAAGTCCTGCTGTTCACCATCTTCACGCCGCTGTACGTAGCGCTGGCAGACAATGCCCTGCGGCGACGCTTCAGTTCCGGACCGGTGGTCGCCACCCTGATTGCCGTAGTGGGTGCGGGTATCATTCGCTATGACGGTATCAGCAATGATTACGTGAAAGGCTTCCTGCTGCTGCAACTGGCCAATATCGCCTTCGCCGCGGGCCAGGTGGGCTACGCGCATCTGGTGCGCCATTTCCGCGCGGACACCCGGCAACAGTGGCATGGTTTCGGCTTCTTTTTCATTGGTGCACTGCTGGTGGCACTACCCGCCTGGATAATGCTGGGTGATCATCAGAAGTTGCCGCAGACACTGGTGCACTGGAGCGTACTGGGCTGGCTGGGATTGATCGCGTCGGGACTGGGTTTCTTCTTCTGGAACCGGGGTGCCACACTGGTGGATGCAGGTACCTTGGGCATCATGAACAATGCGCTGATTCCAGCTGGCCTGGTGGTCAATCTGTTGATCTGGAATCAGCAGGCCGATCTGCCACGCCTGCTGCTCGGAGGCGCGGTGATCGGGCTGTCGCTCTGGTTGAATCTGCGTTGGGACAGCTGGATCAGCCGGGTCAGAAAATCAGCATCAGCAGACCGATGA
- a CDS encoding small membrane protein YohP: MLKFLASTAGIIFLVGLVVIIGLLMLIF; the protein is encoded by the coding sequence ATGCTGAAGTTTCTCGCCAGCACTGCAGGCATCATTTTTCTGGTCGGCTTGGTGGTGATCATCGGTCTGCTGATGCTGATTTTCTGA
- a CDS encoding thiamine pyrophosphate-requiring protein — MPTTVSDYFVERLYEWGVRRIYGYPGDGINGVFGALNRANGKIRFIQARHEEMAAFMASADAKFSGGLGVCLATSGPGAAHLITGLYDARLDHMPVLAIVGQQARTCLGGHYQQELDLVSLFKDVSGAFVQQASAPAQVRHLVDRGIRTAYGERKVATIILPNDLQDVEYTEPQRAHGTLHSGIGYSRPKIVPYQQDLELAAEALNAGRKVAILVGAGALGATEEVIQVAEKLGAGVAKALLGKAVLPDDLPWVTGSIGLLGTEPSYKLMTQCDTLLMIGSGFPYSEFLPEEGQARGVQIDIKADMLSLRYPMEVSLQGDAAETLRLLLPLLTEKTDRSWRRDVEAWRGDWETTLESRAMVAADPINPQRVVFELSPRLPDRAVVTCDSGSCANWYARDLKIRRDMLCSLSGGLASMGAAVPYAIAAKFAHPDRPVVALVGDGAMQMNNMAELITVAKYWQEWDNSQWICAVFNNEDLNQVTWEQRVMQGDPKFEASQNIPSVPYHRFAESIGLKGIYVDREDAVAAAWEEALAADRPVVIEFKTDPDVPPLPPHIKLEQAQAYAKALLQGDPNQRGIIKQSAKQVLSRFLPGNSE, encoded by the coding sequence ATGCCGACCACAGTCAGTGATTATTTTGTCGAACGCCTGTACGAGTGGGGTGTGCGGCGCATCTACGGTTATCCCGGGGATGGTATAAACGGCGTATTTGGCGCGCTTAATCGAGCCAATGGCAAGATTCGTTTCATTCAGGCCCGGCATGAGGAAATGGCTGCGTTCATGGCATCTGCCGATGCCAAGTTCAGTGGCGGCCTGGGTGTGTGCCTGGCGACATCCGGCCCAGGGGCGGCACACCTGATAACCGGGCTGTATGACGCACGCCTCGACCACATGCCGGTACTGGCGATTGTCGGACAGCAGGCGCGCACTTGCTTGGGTGGTCATTACCAACAGGAACTGGACCTGGTCTCTCTGTTCAAGGACGTATCCGGTGCCTTTGTGCAGCAAGCGAGTGCGCCGGCACAGGTGCGGCATCTGGTGGACCGGGGAATACGCACGGCATACGGCGAGCGCAAGGTGGCGACGATCATTTTACCCAATGATCTGCAGGACGTGGAATACACCGAGCCGCAGCGTGCCCACGGTACCCTGCATTCCGGCATTGGCTACAGCCGGCCAAAAATCGTGCCCTACCAGCAAGACCTTGAGCTTGCTGCCGAGGCGCTGAACGCCGGTAGAAAGGTGGCCATTCTGGTCGGTGCGGGTGCGCTTGGCGCGACTGAAGAAGTCATCCAGGTTGCCGAAAAACTCGGCGCTGGGGTGGCCAAGGCGCTGCTCGGTAAAGCGGTGCTGCCCGACGATCTGCCCTGGGTCACCGGTTCCATCGGTCTGCTGGGTACTGAGCCCAGCTACAAGCTGATGACCCAATGCGACACGCTGCTGATGATAGGTTCGGGCTTTCCCTATTCTGAGTTTCTGCCCGAAGAAGGCCAGGCCAGGGGTGTGCAGATAGACATCAAGGCAGACATGCTCAGTCTGCGCTATCCGATGGAGGTGAGTCTGCAGGGGGATGCCGCCGAGACTCTGCGTCTGCTGTTGCCGCTGCTGACAGAAAAGACTGACCGCAGCTGGCGCCGGGACGTCGAGGCATGGCGTGGCGACTGGGAAACAACGCTGGAAAGCCGCGCCATGGTGGCAGCCGACCCGATCAATCCGCAGCGAGTGGTCTTCGAGCTGTCACCGCGATTGCCGGATCGGGCGGTGGTTACCTGCGACTCCGGCTCCTGCGCCAACTGGTATGCGCGGGACCTGAAGATTCGCCGCGACATGCTATGTTCGCTGTCCGGTGGGCTGGCCTCGATGGGCGCGGCGGTTCCCTACGCGATAGCTGCCAAGTTTGCCCATCCCGACCGTCCAGTGGTGGCGCTGGTAGGGGACGGCGCCATGCAGATGAACAATATGGCCGAGCTGATTACCGTCGCCAAATACTGGCAGGAATGGGACAACAGCCAGTGGATCTGCGCCGTATTCAATAATGAGGACCTCAATCAGGTGACCTGGGAACAACGGGTCATGCAGGGCGATCCCAAATTTGAAGCCTCGCAGAACATTCCCAGTGTGCCTTATCACCGCTTCGCCGAATCGATAGGGCTGAAAGGTATTTATGTCGATCGCGAAGACGCGGTGGCCGCCGCCTGGGAGGAAGCGCTGGCGGCTGACCGGCCGGTGGTCATCGAGTTCAAGACCGACCCGGATGTACCGCCGCTGCCGCCGCACATCAAGCTCGAACAGGCTCAGGCCTATGCCAAAGCCTTGCTACAAGGCGATCCGAATCAGCGGGGCATCATCAAGCAATCTGCAAAACAGGTTCTGAGCCGCTTCCTGCCCGGTAATTCCGAATGA
- a CDS encoding acyl-CoA thioesterase codes for MTEQDKASSSRCYTFSPRYTDLDTWRHVNNSRIYQLHQEARVRAHVSRFGQDAWFSDDARLRPVRSITDYRQVSWYGSDIDARISVTACDEDSFRVYSELHQNGVLVGTQDCLMGAFEDGRRIALPADIQQVMVDASTGSAAPLAPADYRDHLYHAHNFAIRQQLTPRYADVDADSQRSEAALALYMEQARSTGVRQLDFAGLGVLVASVDVSFEHYQAGWTPLELAAGISRIGNSSFLFTSCALHKDEVQVSARSVMVVIDPTTNRPVPISPALREQLEAWFI; via the coding sequence ATGACAGAACAAGATAAAGCGTCATCCTCACGTTGCTATACATTTTCGCCACGCTATACCGACCTGGATACCTGGCGCCATGTGAACAACTCCCGCATCTATCAATTGCATCAGGAAGCGCGCGTACGCGCCCATGTCAGCCGTTTCGGCCAGGATGCCTGGTTCTCCGATGATGCCCGTCTACGTCCGGTGCGCAGCATCACCGACTATCGGCAGGTCAGTTGGTACGGCAGTGATATCGACGCCCGCATCAGCGTGACCGCCTGCGACGAGGACAGCTTTCGTGTGTACAGTGAGCTGCATCAGAATGGCGTGCTGGTAGGAACTCAGGATTGCCTGATGGGCGCGTTCGAGGATGGCCGGCGGATCGCGTTACCGGCAGATATACAACAAGTTATGGTGGATGCCAGCACAGGCAGCGCCGCGCCGCTGGCACCGGCCGACTACCGTGACCACCTGTACCACGCGCACAACTTCGCCATCCGCCAGCAACTCACCCCACGTTATGCCGACGTGGACGCCGACAGCCAACGCAGCGAAGCGGCCCTGGCGCTGTACATGGAGCAGGCTCGCTCAACCGGCGTTCGGCAATTGGACTTTGCCGGCCTGGGCGTATTGGTTGCCTCGGTGGACGTCAGTTTCGAGCATTATCAGGCTGGCTGGACGCCGTTGGAGCTGGCTGCCGGCATCAGCCGGATCGGCAACAGCTCCTTTCTGTTCACCAGTTGTGCGCTGCACAAGGACGAGGTTCAGGTCAGTGCCCGCAGTGTAATGGTGGTAATCGACCCCACCACCAACCGACCGGTGCCGATTTCACCGGCATTGCGCGAGCAGTTGGAGGCGTGGTTTATCTGA
- the benD gene encoding benzoate diol dehydrogenase BenD, whose product MNARFTDKVMVVTGAAQGIGKRVAELAGVEGARLVLVDISDYVQGVAADLREQGVQVLALQADLETWEGAESVMTRAHQEYGRIDVLINNVGGTIWAQPYEHYQPEQIQKEIQRSLFPTLWCCRAVLPYMVEQQKGAIVNVSSVATRGLMRVPYGAAKAGVNGLTMNLAFEYAEQGIRVNATAPGGTEAPPRLTPRNTEEQGEREKGWYQQLIDQTNDSSFMHRYGTLDEQAEPILFLASDAAGYITGTIVPVAGGDQG is encoded by the coding sequence ATGAACGCGCGCTTCACCGACAAGGTGATGGTGGTTACCGGTGCAGCACAGGGCATCGGCAAACGGGTTGCTGAGCTGGCCGGCGTTGAAGGCGCCCGGCTGGTGCTGGTGGATATCAGCGATTACGTGCAGGGTGTGGCAGCCGATCTGCGCGAACAGGGTGTGCAGGTCCTGGCGCTGCAGGCAGACCTGGAAACCTGGGAGGGCGCCGAAAGCGTCATGACGCGTGCTCATCAGGAATACGGCCGCATCGATGTGCTGATCAACAACGTGGGCGGCACCATCTGGGCGCAGCCCTATGAGCATTACCAGCCCGAGCAGATCCAGAAGGAAATCCAGCGTTCGCTGTTTCCGACCCTGTGGTGCTGCCGAGCGGTATTGCCGTATATGGTCGAGCAGCAGAAGGGCGCCATCGTCAACGTCTCCTCAGTGGCTACCCGCGGTCTGATGCGTGTGCCCTATGGTGCGGCCAAAGCCGGGGTCAATGGACTGACCATGAACCTGGCCTTCGAATATGCCGAGCAGGGCATCCGCGTCAACGCCACCGCTCCCGGTGGTACAGAAGCGCCGCCACGGCTGACGCCACGCAATACCGAAGAGCAGGGCGAGCGGGAGAAGGGTTGGTATCAGCAGTTGATCGATCAGACCAACGACAGCAGCTTCATGCACCGCTACGGCACGCTCGACGAGCAGGCCGAACCCATCCTGTTTCTGGCCTCGGATGCCGCTGGCTATATCACGGGCACCATTGTGCCTGTAGCGGGCGGCGACCAGGGCTGA
- the benC gene encoding benzoate 1,2-dioxygenase electron transfer component BenC, with translation MSYNIALNFEDGITRFINCNEGETILDAAYRSQINLPMDCSDGVCGTCKGSCQQGQYDLGEEYLEEALTEDEAEQGLVLTCQMVPSTDCVVNVPVASTMCKTGIMETTGSVAEVNLISPTAIELKVTADADIIFLPGQYVNIQVPGSDETRAYSFSSEPGSRELSFLIRNVPGGLMSSWLVGGAKTGDQVKLAGPMGIFYLRPVERPVVMLAGGTGLAPFLSMLEQLKARGTDQPVHMVYGVTSDEDLVCVQALQAFADAIDGFTFKTVTSSPDSAHPNKGYVTNHMQDAPLNGGDVDVYLCGPPPMVDAVLGYFREQNIKPNSFHYERFTPSVAPQEAA, from the coding sequence ATGAGTTACAACATCGCACTCAACTTTGAAGACGGTATTACCCGCTTCATCAATTGCAATGAGGGTGAAACCATACTGGACGCGGCGTACCGCAGCCAGATCAACCTGCCCATGGATTGTTCCGATGGGGTCTGCGGCACCTGCAAGGGGAGTTGCCAGCAGGGCCAATACGATCTGGGTGAGGAATACCTCGAAGAAGCGCTGACCGAGGATGAAGCCGAGCAGGGTCTGGTGCTGACCTGCCAGATGGTGCCTTCCACCGATTGCGTAGTGAACGTTCCGGTCGCTTCCACGATGTGCAAGACCGGCATCATGGAAACCACAGGCAGCGTCGCCGAGGTGAACCTGATTTCACCCACCGCGATCGAGCTCAAGGTGACTGCCGATGCCGATATCATCTTCCTGCCCGGCCAGTATGTGAATATTCAGGTGCCCGGCAGCGATGAAACGCGCGCCTACTCGTTCAGCTCTGAGCCCGGTAGCCGGGAGCTGAGCTTCCTGATTCGCAACGTGCCGGGCGGGCTGATGAGCTCCTGGCTGGTGGGTGGAGCGAAAACCGGTGATCAGGTCAAACTGGCCGGCCCCATGGGTATCTTCTATCTGCGTCCGGTAGAGCGCCCGGTAGTGATGCTGGCCGGCGGTACAGGCCTGGCACCCTTTCTGTCGATGCTTGAGCAGCTCAAGGCGCGTGGCACCGATCAGCCGGTACACATGGTCTACGGTGTTACCAGTGACGAGGATCTGGTCTGTGTTCAGGCCTTGCAGGCGTTCGCTGATGCCATCGACGGCTTCACCTTCAAGACCGTGACCTCCAGCCCGGACAGCGCCCACCCGAACAAGGGCTATGTCACCAACCACATGCAGGATGCGCCGCTGAACGGTGGTGATGTGGATGTCTATCTGTGCGGGCCACCACCCATGGTGGATGCGGTGCTGGGCTACTTCCGCGAGCAGAACATCAAGCCGAACTCCTTCCACTATGAACGCTTCACGCCGAGTGTGGCGCCGCAGGAGGCCGCATGA
- the benB gene encoding benzoate 1,2-dioxygenase small subunit, with product MSMNFEQIQAFINREARLLDDRQWDEWLQCYREDAVYWMPCWDDEDTLTEDPQTELSLIYYPNRQGLEDRVYRIKTERSGATSMPEPRTTHLRTNLEVLEQQEGTVKLRFNWQTNSHRYHTTQMFFGTAFYTLDTIGEQPVITEKKVILNNDYINQVIDIYHL from the coding sequence ATGAGCATGAATTTCGAACAGATTCAGGCTTTCATCAATCGCGAAGCGCGTCTGCTGGATGATCGCCAGTGGGATGAGTGGCTGCAGTGCTATCGCGAGGATGCCGTGTATTGGATGCCTTGCTGGGATGACGAGGACACCCTTACCGAGGACCCGCAGACCGAGCTGTCGCTGATCTACTACCCCAACCGTCAGGGGCTGGAAGATCGTGTGTACCGGATCAAGACCGAGCGCTCCGGTGCTACGTCCATGCCGGAGCCGCGCACCACGCATCTGCGCACCAATCTGGAGGTGCTGGAGCAGCAGGAGGGCACGGTCAAACTGCGCTTCAACTGGCAGACCAACAGCCACCGCTACCACACCACCCAGATGTTCTTCGGCACCGCTTTCTACACCTTGGACACCATTGGCGAGCAGCCGGTGATCACCGAGAAGAAGGTCATTCTGAACAACGATTACATCAATCAGGTGATTGATATCTATCACCTGTAA